One genomic segment of Thermus oshimai DSM 12092 includes these proteins:
- a CDS encoding 3-oxoacyl-ACP synthase, whose protein sequence is MYLRALGVYLPEGRMGAEEIARRSGLPPEVVREKLGILEKAVPGPQDHPAEMAAWAAERALSAAGFSGGGVDWVLSIVEEHKDYPVWATAPYLARRVGAWGAKGMDLNQKCASFLGALEVARGLFATRKAVGAILVAGGYRNGDLVDYADPHTRFLYDLAAGGAAALLTREGPGLKLLGLAHRMDPELALAVKVPVGGTRLPLTPETLEAYRLRVEDPEGMKARLDATSIPTFLGVIREALEEAGYGEADLDYLALLHMKRSAHRAVLEGLGLRPEQSVYLERFGHLGQLDPLLSLKLAWEEGLLKEGSLVALAAAGVGYFYGAAVLRLEGRLYA, encoded by the coding sequence GTGTACCTTAGGGCCCTTGGGGTCTACCTGCCGGAAGGTCGCATGGGGGCGGAGGAGATCGCCCGGCGCTCGGGGCTTCCCCCGGAGGTGGTGCGGGAGAAGCTGGGGATCCTGGAGAAGGCCGTTCCCGGCCCCCAGGACCACCCGGCGGAGATGGCCGCCTGGGCGGCCGAGAGGGCCCTTTCCGCCGCGGGCTTTTCGGGTGGGGGGGTGGATTGGGTGCTCTCCATCGTGGAGGAGCACAAGGACTACCCCGTCTGGGCCACCGCCCCCTACCTGGCCCGGCGGGTGGGGGCCTGGGGGGCGAAGGGGATGGACCTCAACCAGAAGTGCGCCTCCTTCCTGGGGGCCCTGGAGGTGGCCCGGGGCCTCTTCGCCACCCGGAAGGCGGTGGGGGCCATCCTGGTGGCGGGGGGGTACCGCAACGGGGACCTGGTGGACTACGCCGACCCCCACACCCGCTTCCTCTACGACCTGGCCGCGGGGGGCGCCGCCGCCCTCCTCACCCGGGAGGGCCCGGGCTTGAAGCTTCTGGGCCTCGCCCACCGCATGGACCCGGAGCTGGCCTTGGCCGTGAAGGTCCCCGTGGGGGGGACCCGCCTCCCCCTCACCCCAGAGACCCTCGAGGCCTACCGCCTCCGGGTGGAGGACCCCGAGGGGATGAAGGCCCGGCTGGACGCCACCTCCATCCCCACCTTCCTCGGGGTGATCCGGGAGGCGTTGGAGGAGGCGGGGTACGGGGAGGCGGACCTGGACTACCTGGCCCTCCTCCACATGAAGCGCTCCGCCCACCGGGCGGTCTTGGAGGGGCTGGGCCTGAGGCCGGAGCAGTCCGTCTACCTGGAGCGCTTCGGCCACCTGGGCCAGCTGGACCCCCTCCTCTCCCTGAAGCTGGCCTGGGAGGAGGGGCTTCTCAAGGAGGGGAGCCTGGTGGCCCTGGCCGCGGCGGGCGTGGGCTACTTCTACGGGGCGGCGGTGCTCCGCCTCGAGGGGAGGCTCTATGCTTAA
- a CDS encoding PilW family protein: protein MPQKRSTLASAKGLTLIELLVALGIGALILALSLGLVLSNRQLYTLDQTRTALNQNLRAALDLLGADIRQAGERTPMDFPAVQVSSGNTLVLRRNLLDAVLTLCDRNGLQAGSSQDVLFVARRDHSPPPQCLPQDGDGNGWDDRLEAFARYRQENGGEVTFYLYDPTTGRGEFFPYDAEDQSRFHIHRARGRWTNDYPGNGTSRIYALEERRYVLQDGLLHLILNGNAAAPLRLVDRVTGFRVAVRTQDGRTHTDFGSRGQRWTDVAAILVEVTVQEGGRSRTLSGEYFPRNVLSQ, encoded by the coding sequence ATGCCGCAGAAACGGTCTACACTAGCCTCCGCTAAGGGGCTCACCCTGATAGAGCTCCTGGTGGCTCTGGGCATCGGGGCCCTGATCCTGGCCCTTTCCCTGGGCCTGGTCCTTTCCAACCGCCAGCTCTACACCCTGGACCAGACCCGAACCGCCCTGAACCAGAACCTACGGGCGGCTCTGGACCTCCTGGGAGCCGACATCCGCCAAGCGGGGGAAAGGACACCCATGGACTTTCCTGCCGTCCAGGTGTCTAGTGGGAACACCTTGGTCCTCCGCAGGAACCTGCTGGACGCGGTTTTAACGCTCTGCGACCGAAACGGCCTACAGGCCGGGAGCAGCCAAGACGTGCTCTTTGTGGCCCGAAGGGACCACAGCCCTCCGCCCCAATGCCTCCCCCAGGACGGGGACGGAAACGGGTGGGACGACCGCCTGGAGGCCTTCGCTCGTTACCGCCAGGAAAACGGAGGGGAGGTAACCTTCTACCTCTATGACCCCACCACGGGAAGAGGGGAGTTCTTCCCCTACGACGCCGAGGACCAATCCCGTTTCCACATCCACCGCGCCCGGGGACGGTGGACCAACGACTACCCCGGGAACGGCACCAGCCGGATCTACGCCCTAGAGGAACGCCGGTATGTGCTCCAAGACGGCCTGCTTCACCTCATCCTGAACGGGAATGCGGCCGCACCCTTGCGCTTAGTGGATCGGGTGACGGGCTTTAGGGTGGCGGTGCGCACCCAGGACGGCAGAACTCACACGGATTTCGGTAGCCGGGGCCAGCGGTGGACGGATGTGGCCGCAATCCTGGTGGAGGTCACGGTGCAGGAAGGGGGGCGAAGCCGCACCCTCAGCGGGGAGTACTTTCCCCGCAATGTTCTCTCGCAGTAG
- a CDS encoding MaoC family dehydratase codes for MRFKVGDRASYTQTLSEAHVALFVGAVGDTNPLHVDEAYAAKSRFGRRIAQGILVAGLISTVIGTKLPGTGAIYLSQTLRFLKPTFLGDTVTATAVVKAVRERAKGGYVLTLDTFCENARGERVLEGEAVVLYEPEGVGPGEQGGGQGA; via the coding sequence ATGAGGTTCAAGGTGGGGGACCGGGCCAGCTACACCCAGACCCTTTCCGAGGCCCACGTGGCCCTCTTCGTGGGGGCGGTGGGGGACACCAACCCCCTCCACGTGGACGAGGCCTACGCGGCCAAAAGCCGCTTCGGCCGCCGCATCGCCCAGGGGATCTTGGTGGCGGGCCTCATCTCCACGGTGATCGGCACCAAGCTCCCCGGCACGGGGGCCATCTACCTCTCCCAGACCCTGCGCTTCCTGAAGCCCACCTTCCTGGGGGACACGGTCACGGCCACCGCGGTGGTCAAGGCCGTGCGCGAGCGGGCCAAGGGGGGCTACGTCCTCACCCTGGACACCTTCTGCGAGAACGCCCGGGGGGAGCGGGTCCTGGAGGGGGAGGCGGTGGTGCTCTACGAACCCGAGGGCGTAGGCCCTGGGGAACAAGGAGGTGGTCAAGGTGCGTAA
- a CDS encoding prepilin-type N-terminal cleavage/methylation domain-containing protein: protein MRHGGSQGLSIVEVVVALAVLGIALAFIVPSFVGHLQTNTASEVRSQAVFLAQREFESLRLQDPSTLPTSGSTERQEGYGGRTFTLRRTYCAQASLCGPGSRHIRVEVVWNGRTVYAAETVYTSLR from the coding sequence ATGAGGCACGGCGGTTCCCAGGGGCTTTCCATTGTGGAGGTGGTGGTGGCCCTCGCCGTCTTGGGCATCGCCCTGGCCTTTATCGTCCCCTCCTTCGTGGGGCACCTCCAGACCAATACGGCTTCTGAGGTCCGCTCCCAAGCGGTCTTCCTAGCCCAGCGGGAGTTTGAAAGCCTAAGGCTCCAGGACCCTTCCACCCTGCCCACCTCGGGGAGTACGGAACGGCAAGAGGGGTACGGGGGGCGCACCTTCACCCTACGCCGCACCTACTGCGCCCAGGCCTCCTTGTGCGGCCCCGGAAGCCGGCACATCCGGGTGGAAGTGGTCTGGAACGGGAGGACGGTCTATGCCGCAGAAACGGTCTACACTAGCCTCCGCTAA
- a CDS encoding class I adenylate-forming enzyme family protein, translated as MLNPNWLERLAAYHPERRAVFFRDRWLTYGELYERARRAAATLKALGVGPGDRVGLLSWNHPAYLDLLFAAPLLGHILAPFNHRLSLPELLALHAYAAPRVLFYGEGFREAAEALDPRALPLSALLEGEGEPPEGYAPGLEDPALLLFTGGTTGLPKGALIPYRQLLLNALETAFAWGLSREDRYILATPMFHAALNALATPLLYLGGEVVIEERFQPEEYLELLRRHRPTILFLVPTMFAMLLESPAFAETDLSSVRFAISGGAPCPAPVREAFRARGVRFKQGYGLTECGVNCFTFELEEAEAYPESVGRPMPHLWARIVREDGGEAGVGEAGELWLSGGVVMKGYYNRPEENAKVFAFDGARLWLKTGDLAFRDEGGRYYIAGRKKEMFISGGENVYPVEVERALYDHPAVKEAAVIGVPDPRWGEVGAAFVVLKAPLDPEALRAFLRGRLAGYKVPKHLFFLEELPKTGPGKVQKEALRKLWEERHGAA; from the coding sequence ATGCTTAACCCCAACTGGCTGGAACGGCTTGCGGCCTACCACCCCGAGCGGCGGGCGGTCTTCTTCCGGGACCGCTGGCTCACCTACGGGGAGCTCTACGAAAGGGCCCGGCGCGCCGCGGCCACCCTGAAGGCCCTGGGGGTGGGCCCTGGGGACCGGGTGGGCCTCCTTTCCTGGAACCACCCCGCCTACCTGGACCTCCTCTTCGCCGCGCCCCTCCTCGGCCACATCCTCGCCCCCTTCAACCACCGCCTAAGCCTCCCCGAACTCCTGGCCCTCCACGCCTACGCCGCCCCCCGGGTCCTCTTCTACGGGGAGGGCTTCCGGGAGGCGGCGGAGGCCCTGGACCCCCGGGCCCTGCCCCTCTCCGCCCTCCTGGAGGGGGAGGGGGAGCCCCCGGAAGGGTACGCGCCCGGCCTCGAGGACCCCGCCCTGCTCCTCTTCACCGGGGGGACCACGGGCCTGCCCAAGGGGGCCCTCATCCCCTACCGCCAGCTCCTCCTGAACGCCCTGGAGACGGCCTTCGCCTGGGGGCTTTCCCGGGAGGACCGCTACATCCTGGCCACCCCCATGTTCCACGCCGCCCTGAACGCCCTGGCCACCCCCCTCCTCTACCTGGGGGGGGAGGTGGTCATCGAGGAGCGCTTCCAGCCCGAGGAGTACCTGGAGCTTTTGCGCCGCCACCGGCCCACGATCCTCTTCCTGGTGCCCACCATGTTCGCCATGCTTCTGGAAAGCCCCGCCTTTGCCGAAACCGACCTCTCCTCCGTGCGCTTCGCCATCTCCGGGGGTGCCCCCTGCCCGGCCCCGGTGCGGGAGGCCTTCCGGGCCCGGGGGGTGCGCTTCAAGCAGGGCTACGGCCTCACGGAGTGCGGGGTGAACTGCTTCACCTTTGAACTGGAGGAGGCGGAGGCCTATCCGGAGAGCGTGGGCCGCCCCATGCCCCACCTCTGGGCCCGGATCGTGCGGGAGGACGGGGGGGAGGCGGGCGTGGGGGAGGCGGGGGAGCTTTGGCTTTCCGGGGGCGTGGTCATGAAGGGCTACTACAACCGTCCCGAGGAGAACGCCAAGGTCTTCGCCTTTGACGGGGCAAGGCTTTGGCTGAAGACCGGGGATCTGGCCTTCCGGGACGAAGGGGGGCGGTACTACATCGCCGGCCGGAAGAAGGAGATGTTCATCTCCGGGGGGGAGAACGTCTACCCGGTGGAGGTGGAGCGGGCCCTCTACGACCACCCCGCGGTGAAGGAGGCGGCGGTCATCGGGGTGCCCGACCCCCGCTGGGGGGAGGTGGGGGCGGCCTTCGTGGTCCTGAAGGCCCCCCTGGACCCGGAGGCCCTTAGGGCCTTCCTTAGGGGGCGCCTTGCGGGGTACAAGGTCCCCAAGCACCTCTTCTTCCTGGAGGAGCTTCCCAAGACCGGACCCGGCAAGGTGCAGAAGGAGGCCTTGAGGAAGCTATGGGAGGAGCGCCATGGTGCGGCTTAG
- a CDS encoding pilus assembly PilX N-terminal domain-containing protein: protein MKGKGFALVTALILLTVLMALLTAYFTLTRIELSTTSASAAQTAGFYAAEAGLNLRAEEVRQKFLGYNRPSGTPPSPTNPCQGSNQGGGDFRCQAYTLSGRRVMTYVVEDPNNPQVIRIPPGELYQNLNAQEYRYSVFSVAEGRDGRPEAILEMRFKSRVVPLFQFAVFYQQDLEFNRTAPMTLEGPVHTNSDLYLDAGGGSTLTIRGQVTAAGRIYRGNKSSRGSTGTVRVHDGNQDREVSNTDSLRALSPSEIRNWNGWMQAGVDPPTIPTPDTFNPPWRGRAGEYWNKADLRVALDLTGTTPTIRVYNPDGSLALADSLLASACPSAFGYSNSFYNNRERRTISMLEVDVQRMLDCIHILRTVHGALSFGLDDTTDGGLVVHLSVRGPDSDRTNGYGVRLRNGRELRSAISGAPAIQGLTLVTDQALYIQGDFNAVNWRPAALMGDSMNLLSNNWANGEAYPTPRPAGCPATISGDTKSRPECRLRGQNLPGGDNGTDTSRWLPQATTTTVNAAVLSGASVTPTQGGQEGGGVHNIFRFHEHWGSNTTQCCGGSVRYTQATFNFTGSIVSLGEPRNVNGPFFLGPPWYQPPIRNWSFDTRFNHYQNLPPLSPRFVYLKQELFVRQFER from the coding sequence ATGAAGGGAAAAGGGTTTGCCCTAGTCACCGCGCTGATCCTCCTCACGGTGCTTATGGCCCTCCTCACCGCGTACTTCACCCTCACCCGCATAGAGCTCAGCACCACAAGCGCCTCGGCTGCGCAAACCGCGGGCTTTTATGCCGCGGAGGCCGGGCTCAACCTCCGGGCGGAGGAAGTCCGGCAAAAGTTTTTAGGTTACAACCGCCCCTCGGGCACCCCCCCAAGCCCCACGAACCCCTGCCAGGGGAGCAACCAGGGGGGTGGGGACTTCCGCTGCCAGGCCTACACCCTTTCCGGCCGCCGGGTGATGACCTACGTGGTGGAAGATCCCAACAACCCCCAGGTGATCCGGATTCCGCCGGGAGAGCTTTACCAGAACCTGAACGCCCAGGAGTACCGCTATAGCGTCTTCTCCGTAGCGGAGGGACGGGACGGGAGGCCGGAGGCCATCCTGGAGATGCGCTTCAAGAGCCGGGTGGTGCCCCTCTTCCAGTTTGCCGTCTTTTACCAGCAGGACCTGGAGTTCAACCGCACCGCCCCCATGACCCTCGAGGGCCCGGTGCACACCAACAGCGACCTTTACTTGGACGCAGGGGGTGGCTCCACTCTGACCATCCGAGGCCAGGTAACCGCCGCAGGAAGGATTTACCGGGGGAACAAGTCCTCCCGGGGGAGTACGGGCACCGTCCGGGTCCACGATGGGAACCAGGACCGGGAGGTAAGCAACACCGACAGCCTGCGGGCTCTGTCTCCATCGGAAATCCGGAACTGGAACGGATGGATGCAGGCCGGAGTGGATCCACCCACCATCCCCACCCCCGACACCTTCAACCCCCCCTGGCGAGGCCGGGCAGGGGAGTACTGGAACAAGGCGGACCTGAGGGTGGCCTTGGACCTCACGGGCACCACACCCACCATAAGGGTCTACAACCCTGACGGAAGCCTGGCCCTGGCCGACAGCCTGCTGGCCTCCGCTTGCCCTAGCGCCTTCGGCTACAGCAACAGCTTCTACAACAACCGGGAGCGCCGGACCATCTCCATGTTAGAGGTGGACGTTCAGAGGATGCTGGACTGCATCCACATCCTCAGGACTGTTCACGGTGCCCTTTCCTTCGGCTTAGACGACACCACCGACGGGGGCCTGGTGGTCCACCTTTCCGTCAGGGGGCCGGATAGCGACCGGACCAATGGCTACGGGGTGCGCCTTAGAAACGGGCGCGAGCTCCGATCCGCCATCTCTGGGGCCCCTGCCATTCAAGGCCTTACCCTGGTCACGGACCAAGCCCTCTACATCCAGGGGGACTTCAACGCCGTGAACTGGAGGCCGGCGGCCCTCATGGGCGACTCCATGAACTTGCTCTCCAACAACTGGGCGAACGGGGAGGCCTACCCTACCCCTCGGCCCGCGGGCTGCCCCGCCACCATAAGCGGGGATACCAAGAGCCGGCCTGAGTGCCGTCTGAGGGGCCAGAATCTCCCCGGTGGGGATAACGGCACGGACACCTCTCGGTGGCTTCCCCAAGCCACCACTACCACGGTGAACGCCGCGGTGCTCAGCGGAGCTTCCGTGACCCCCACCCAAGGTGGGCAGGAGGGTGGAGGCGTGCACAACATCTTCCGCTTTCACGAGCACTGGGGAAGCAACACCACCCAGTGCTGCGGAGGTAGCGTACGCTACACGCAAGCCACGTTTAACTTCACGGGTTCCATCGTAAGCCTGGGAGAGCCCCGAAACGTCAACGGCCCCTTCTTCCTCGGCCCCCCGTGGTACCAGCCCCCCATCCGCAATTGGTCCTTTGACACCCGCTTCAACCACTACCAAAACCTGCCGCCCCTGTCCCCCCGCTTCGTCTACCTAAAACAGGAACTCTTCGTGCGGCAGTTTGAGCGCTAG
- a CDS encoding pilus assembly FimT family protein — protein sequence MRSKGFTLIELLVTLGVLGIAFSIAALNLRPFSNPLQDAWVHTEGYLKLVRAKAMSTTSAYRVRQVGNRLLAEYAPRCTSTSFTEDTSLELELPPGVTLSTGNGQSVELCFSSRGYSDRNLVLVFRKEAQERRLEVLLGGGVRRL from the coding sequence ATGAGGTCCAAGGGGTTCACGCTAATAGAACTCCTGGTGACCCTAGGCGTTTTGGGAATCGCCTTCAGTATCGCCGCCCTCAACCTTCGTCCCTTTTCCAACCCTCTCCAGGACGCCTGGGTCCACACGGAGGGCTACCTTAAGCTGGTGCGGGCCAAGGCCATGTCCACCACCTCCGCCTACCGGGTACGCCAGGTGGGGAACCGGCTTTTGGCAGAGTACGCACCCCGGTGCACGAGCACGAGCTTCACCGAGGACACCAGCCTGGAGCTGGAGCTCCCCCCGGGGGTTACCCTATCCACGGGAAATGGGCAATCCGTGGAGCTCTGCTTCTCCAGCCGGGGGTACAGCGACCGAAACCTGGTCTTGGTGTTCCGGAAAGAGGCCCAAGAGCGTCGCCTAGAGGTGCTCCTGGGCGGGGGGGTGAGGCGGTTATGA
- a CDS encoding alpha/beta fold hydrolase codes for MVRLRYKVEGEGPQAVLLNGLFQRLESWDPVLPHLPGYTLLRYDMRGQGESEAPEGVYTPALHAEDLLALLDRLGWEGAALVGLSNGGVVALEAALRAPERFSALVLCCTTPYLDPALRAKAESWLHALRAGGTPLRLRVALPWVFGAGFLNAHPELLGAGLEALLAQAPSPEAQERLLLGFLALEDLRPRLRGLSLPALVLYGKEDLLFPRPYAEALAEALGGRLQGLPAGHAAPLEAPQAFAEAVRAFLEVNRA; via the coding sequence ATGGTGCGGCTTAGGTACAAGGTGGAGGGGGAGGGCCCCCAGGCGGTCCTTCTGAACGGGCTCTTCCAGCGGCTGGAGAGCTGGGACCCCGTCCTGCCCCACCTTCCCGGCTATACCCTCCTCCGCTACGACATGCGAGGCCAAGGGGAGAGCGAGGCCCCGGAAGGGGTCTACACCCCCGCCCTCCACGCGGAGGACCTCCTAGCCCTCCTGGACCGGCTGGGGTGGGAAGGGGCGGCCCTGGTGGGCCTTTCCAACGGGGGGGTGGTGGCCCTGGAGGCCGCCCTCCGGGCTCCGGAGCGCTTCTCCGCCCTCGTCCTCTGCTGCACCACCCCCTACCTGGATCCGGCCCTCCGGGCCAAGGCGGAAAGCTGGCTCCACGCCCTCCGGGCGGGGGGCACCCCCTTGCGCCTCCGGGTGGCCCTGCCCTGGGTCTTTGGGGCGGGCTTCCTGAACGCCCACCCGGAGCTCCTAGGGGCGGGCCTGGAGGCCCTCCTGGCCCAGGCCCCCTCTCCTGAGGCCCAGGAGAGGCTCCTCCTCGGCTTCCTGGCCCTGGAGGACCTGAGGCCCCGCCTCCGGGGGCTCTCCCTCCCGGCCCTGGTCCTCTACGGAAAGGAGGACCTCCTCTTCCCCCGGCCCTACGCCGAGGCCCTGGCGGAGGCCCTGGGGGGGAGGCTTCAGGGCCTTCCCGCGGGCCACGCCGCCCCCCTCGAGGCCCCCCAGGCCTTCGCCGAGGCGGTGCGGGCCTTTCTGGAGGTGAACCGTGCTTAG
- a CDS encoding alpha/beta fold hydrolase, whose amino-acid sequence MLSYLERGSGFPLVLVHGNFASKEWWRGLLEDPPEGVRLLAPDLPGFGDSPAPPDFTPSIPAYAEALRGFLRAVGAEEAVLLGHSLGGAVAMEAAWEGTKGLVLLNSAPPSGLRTPEAYYPILESYRENREALAAALAAMAPTRRPPWFPELVDRAQRMHPAHFQGNARALSAWRLQRPYGGPVLVLYGALDPLVSRAMAEETAAFFPRGRLLVLEGVGHSLNLEDPPRLKAILEAFLGEVMG is encoded by the coding sequence GTGCTTAGCTATCTGGAACGCGGAAGCGGCTTCCCCCTGGTCCTGGTCCACGGCAACTTCGCCTCTAAGGAATGGTGGCGGGGCCTCCTGGAAGACCCCCCTGAGGGGGTCCGGCTCCTCGCCCCCGACCTCCCCGGCTTCGGGGATAGCCCCGCCCCCCCGGACTTCACCCCCTCCATCCCCGCCTACGCGGAGGCCCTGAGGGGCTTCCTGCGGGCGGTGGGGGCGGAGGAGGCGGTCCTCCTGGGCCACTCCCTGGGGGGTGCGGTGGCCATGGAGGCCGCCTGGGAGGGGACGAAAGGCCTCGTCCTCCTGAACTCCGCCCCCCCCTCGGGCCTCAGGACCCCGGAGGCCTACTACCCCATCCTGGAGTCCTACCGGGAGAACCGGGAGGCCCTGGCCGCCGCCCTCGCGGCCATGGCCCCCACCCGTAGGCCCCCCTGGTTCCCTGAGCTCGTGGACCGCGCCCAGAGGATGCACCCCGCCCACTTCCAGGGGAACGCCCGGGCCCTCTCCGCCTGGCGGCTCCAGCGGCCCTACGGGGGCCCGGTCCTGGTCCTCTATGGGGCCCTGGACCCCCTGGTCTCCCGGGCCATGGCCGAGGAGACCGCGGCCTTCTTCCCCCGGGGGCGGCTTTTGGTGCTGGAGGGGGTGGGCCATTCCCTGAACCTCGAGGACCCGCCCCGGCTTAAGGCCATCCTGGAGGCGTTTTTAGGGGAGGTGATGGGATGA
- a CDS encoding tetratricopeptide repeat protein, whose translation MPYPVPPSRLLPPRLAKEVRRERLLRLMAQAFEGSPGLALAGGAGYGKTALATEFPGVYLALSEEAKDPALLLWHLLAAYRAQRGLALEGAEALLEQGAWPRALEALMEALGGLGPHLLLLDEAHRGESPATIRLLQDLLRLPGLKILVLTRRSAPFAFLRVIGERELAFDPEEACRLAQALAPELPPFEVERALSLVRGWPLGLRALLLAMRRGLRPERAVVSGEGLLGYLAYGLPEAVLLEAARLALRGEVAEEEAEALLPFAEDLLLERREGRLAFHPLVRSALKGLLPPAEARALLDRAAREALGRGEGVRAAELLLEAGRYGHAADLLLKEGQGFLERGLAHTVLRLLEGLPEEVRKPRPGLGLLLAEALRQAGRYEEAERAYREALERGEARAYLGLARLHLDTVEPALARPYLEEALRRFPEEARPLLAENLLNEGRAEEAQALGLTGPRVLLRLGRVEEALALLRDLKDPGLHRPPQNHREGTLLRALLECVAGDAEEGLRLAERGRWEAEVLGSPFGISLAEARQGHALLALGRLREAEAAYRTALLLAQGGPARLQVEALGGLAALGEEGAFPEMVRLARASGDLWVEAFMTLAVATARLRGGEAWPLPALPAPDPFLRNLAQAYPFRQGLEDLLLRYPFLERPTLFAPPVHRVRQALWRLGRLEVAYHPGVRVEIRALGGLEVRVEGRPVRFGREKARLLLALLLEKDWDKEELQEALGVSPGEFRVLWWELLSHLEPGRPKGAPGYFLRTHPWRLHREAPELYLDLQDPEAPCALPYRGLDHPLLDEWARARLEERRRALLRSPRAEDWLQALALDPLDEEAWERLRLTPWAEEARALRKRALEELGEEAS comes from the coding sequence GTGCCCTACCCGGTGCCCCCCTCGAGGCTCCTCCCCCCCCGCCTGGCCAAGGAGGTGCGGCGGGAACGCCTCCTCCGCCTCATGGCCCAGGCCTTTGAGGGAAGCCCCGGCCTGGCCCTGGCCGGGGGGGCGGGGTACGGGAAGACGGCCCTGGCCACGGAGTTCCCCGGGGTCTACCTGGCCCTCTCCGAGGAGGCCAAGGACCCCGCCCTCCTCCTCTGGCACCTCCTGGCCGCCTACCGGGCCCAGCGGGGGCTGGCCCTGGAAGGGGCGGAGGCCCTCCTGGAACAGGGGGCCTGGCCCCGGGCCCTGGAGGCCCTGATGGAGGCCCTGGGGGGGCTTGGCCCCCACCTCCTCCTCCTGGACGAGGCCCACCGGGGGGAAAGCCCGGCCACGATCCGCCTCCTCCAGGACCTCCTGCGCCTGCCCGGCCTGAAGATCCTGGTCCTCACCCGCCGCTCGGCCCCCTTCGCCTTCCTCCGGGTCATCGGGGAGCGGGAGCTGGCCTTTGACCCCGAGGAGGCCTGCCGCCTGGCCCAGGCCCTGGCCCCCGAGCTCCCCCCCTTTGAGGTGGAGCGGGCCCTGAGCCTGGTGCGGGGCTGGCCCTTGGGCCTCAGGGCCCTCCTCCTCGCCATGCGGAGGGGCCTGCGCCCGGAAAGGGCCGTGGTGAGCGGGGAGGGGCTTCTGGGCTACCTGGCCTACGGCCTGCCCGAGGCGGTGCTCCTGGAGGCGGCCCGGCTGGCCCTCCGGGGGGAGGTGGCGGAGGAGGAGGCGGAGGCCCTCCTCCCCTTCGCGGAGGACCTCCTCCTGGAAAGGCGGGAGGGGCGGCTCGCCTTCCACCCCCTGGTGCGCTCGGCCCTAAAAGGTCTCCTCCCCCCCGCCGAGGCCCGGGCCCTCCTGGACCGGGCGGCCCGGGAGGCCCTGGGGCGGGGCGAGGGGGTGCGGGCGGCGGAGCTCCTCCTGGAGGCGGGCCGCTACGGCCACGCCGCGGACCTCCTCTTGAAGGAGGGCCAGGGGTTTTTGGAACGGGGCCTGGCTCACACCGTCTTGAGGCTCCTGGAGGGCCTTCCGGAAGAGGTCCGGAAGCCCCGCCCCGGCCTCGGCCTCCTCCTGGCGGAGGCCCTGCGCCAGGCCGGGCGCTACGAGGAGGCGGAACGGGCCTACCGGGAGGCCCTGGAACGGGGGGAGGCGCGGGCCTACCTGGGCCTCGCCCGCCTCCACTTGGACACGGTGGAACCCGCCCTGGCCCGGCCCTACCTGGAGGAGGCCTTGAGGCGCTTCCCCGAGGAGGCTAGGCCTCTCCTCGCGGAAAACCTCCTCAACGAGGGCCGGGCCGAGGAGGCCCAGGCCTTGGGCCTCACGGGCCCCAGGGTCCTCCTCCGGCTCGGCCGGGTGGAGGAGGCCCTGGCCCTTCTCCGGGACCTCAAGGACCCCGGCCTCCACCGCCCGCCCCAGAACCACCGGGAGGGAACCCTCCTCCGGGCCCTCCTGGAGTGCGTGGCCGGGGACGCGGAGGAGGGCCTGCGCTTGGCCGAAAGGGGCCGCTGGGAGGCCGAGGTCCTGGGAAGCCCCTTCGGGATCAGCCTGGCGGAGGCCCGGCAGGGCCACGCCCTCCTGGCCCTGGGCCGCCTTAGAGAAGCGGAGGCCGCCTACCGCACGGCCCTCCTCCTGGCCCAGGGGGGGCCCGCCCGGCTCCAGGTGGAGGCCCTGGGGGGGCTTGCCGCCTTGGGGGAGGAGGGGGCCTTCCCGGAGATGGTCCGCCTGGCCCGGGCCTCGGGGGACCTCTGGGTGGAGGCCTTCATGACCCTGGCGGTGGCCACGGCCCGGCTCAGAGGGGGGGAGGCCTGGCCCCTCCCCGCCCTCCCCGCCCCCGACCCCTTCCTGAGGAACCTGGCCCAGGCCTACCCCTTCCGGCAAGGGCTGGAGGACCTCCTCCTCCGCTACCCCTTCCTGGAACGCCCCACCCTCTTCGCCCCCCCCGTCCACCGGGTGCGCCAGGCCCTTTGGCGGCTCGGGCGCCTGGAGGTGGCCTATCACCCTGGGGTGCGGGTGGAGATCCGGGCCCTGGGGGGCCTCGAGGTGCGGGTGGAGGGCAGGCCCGTGCGCTTCGGGCGGGAGAAGGCCCGCCTCCTCCTCGCCCTCCTCCTGGAGAAGGACTGGGATAAGGAGGAGCTCCAGGAGGCCCTGGGGGTCTCCCCCGGGGAGTTCCGGGTGCTGTGGTGGGAGCTCCTCTCCCACCTGGAACCCGGCCGGCCCAAGGGGGCCCCGGGCTACTTCCTCCGCACCCACCCCTGGCGGCTCCACCGGGAGGCCCCCGAGCTCTACCTGGACCTCCAGGACCCCGAGGCCCCCTGCGCCCTCCCCTACCGGGGCCTGGACCACCCCCTCCTGGACGAGTGGGCCCGGGCCCGGCTGGAGGAGCGGAGGCGGGCCCTCCTCCGAAGCCCCCGGGCCGAGGACTGGCTCCAGGCCCTGGCCCTGGACCCCTTGGACGAGGAGGCCTGGGAGAGGCTCCGCCTCACCCCTTGGGCAGAAGAGGCCAGGGCCCTCCGGAAGAGGGCCCTGGAGGAGCTAGGGGAAGAGGCATCCTGA